The Verrucomicrobiota bacterium JB022 genome contains a region encoding:
- a CDS encoding methyltransferase domain-containing protein: MRFDPAPVFPLLPYADMPYVRTHERRYAETLPQVPTDGQRILELGANWPYTFANLLRARQPGVDVVLAENREESLGRLRGRPGSQPRTLPAIDGYCGEQPAQAHYFNCELERWPFADATFDGIVCLELLEHLLVDPFFLCCEASRVLRPGGWFVLTTPNIASLEGVARLLHGASPYLYGPYSGHGPYGRHSREYTPDEVKRLGEAAHFDTISLDTFSPYPSEPRPSWVEQVLHTVGDDPARRGQAICWVGRRREETLPQFPAPPEGLFDYDPSAFNFHAELTTDALRLKTGEASTVEVRYQNVGSQPWPAQESRAVLSLLDAYGSPLSLYHVDQPLDHPVQPGETLALRLSLPAPAQAGDYLVRADLILPGTWLGHTVNPRNTTAWARLRVE; the protein is encoded by the coding sequence ATGCGTTTCGACCCCGCTCCCGTTTTCCCGCTGCTGCCCTATGCGGACATGCCGTACGTGCGCACGCACGAGCGGCGCTATGCCGAAACGCTGCCGCAAGTGCCGACGGATGGGCAGCGCATCCTGGAGCTGGGCGCGAACTGGCCGTATACCTTTGCCAACCTGCTGCGTGCTCGCCAGCCGGGCGTCGACGTGGTGCTGGCCGAGAATCGCGAAGAAAGCCTGGGCCGCCTGCGTGGCCGTCCGGGCTCCCAGCCGCGCACCTTACCCGCGATCGACGGCTATTGCGGGGAGCAACCTGCGCAGGCGCATTACTTCAACTGCGAGCTGGAGCGCTGGCCCTTCGCCGACGCCACCTTCGACGGCATCGTGTGCCTGGAGCTGCTGGAGCACTTGCTGGTCGATCCGTTTTTCCTCTGCTGCGAGGCGTCCCGTGTGCTGCGCCCCGGTGGTTGGTTTGTGCTGACGACGCCCAACATCGCCTCGCTCGAAGGTGTCGCCCGTCTGCTTCACGGTGCGAGCCCCTACCTCTACGGCCCTTATTCGGGACACGGCCCCTACGGTCGCCACAGCCGGGAATACACGCCCGATGAGGTGAAACGGCTGGGGGAAGCTGCGCACTTCGACACCATCTCGCTCGACACGTTCAGCCCTTATCCGTCGGAGCCCCGGCCCTCGTGGGTCGAGCAGGTGTTGCATACGGTGGGCGACGATCCGGCCCGGCGCGGCCAAGCCATCTGCTGGGTCGGTCGGCGGCGGGAAGAGACTCTGCCGCAGTTCCCCGCCCCGCCGGAGGGTTTGTTCGACTACGACCCCTCCGCCTTCAATTTCCACGCTGAGTTGACGACCGACGCCCTCCGCCTGAAGACGGGCGAAGCGTCAACGGTCGAGGTGCGCTACCAAAACGTCGGGTCGCAACCCTGGCCTGCGCAGGAGTCGCGGGCAGTGCTCAGCCTGCTCGACGCCTACGGCAGCCCTTTGAGCCTCTACCATGTCGACCAGCCGCTCGACCACCCGGTGCAGCCCGGCGAAACCCTCGCGCTACGCCTGTCGCTGCCCGCCCCCGCTCAAGCTGGCGATTACCTCGTGCGGGCCGACCTGATTCTCCCCGGCACCTGGCTCGGCCACACGGTCAACCCCCGCAACACTACCGCCTGGGCTCGGTTGCGGGTGGAGTAG